Proteins encoded by one window of Deinococcus yavapaiensis KR-236:
- the acs gene encoding acetate--CoA ligase, with amino-acid sequence MTIENVLHENRRIAPPADFAASVKWTKEAYLREYRRSLEEPDAFWSDVANELTWFTPWTRVLDWQAPHARWFVDATTNVAYNALDRHLAAKGDLTAIVWEGEDGVVTRTTYRELHAQVCRFANALSSIGVSKGDRVTIYMPLVTEAIVAMLACARLGAIHSVVFGGFSSSALSERIKDAGAKVLVTADGGLRRGSAVSLKASADTALQNASSIEKVVVLKRLGTDVAMQEGRDVWWHDLVEGQPSEHQAVPVDSEHPLFILYTSGSTGKPKGVLHTTGGYMVGAYLTMGAVFEPKDSDLFWCTADIGWVTGHSYVAYGPLLNGASIFLYEGAPNHPDMGRFWQMIERHNVTILYTAPTAIRSFMRAGDEFPNAYDLSSLRLLGTVGEPINPEAWMWYYKTIGKERCPVVDTWWQTETGTIMLTTLPGAFDAKPGSAGLPMFGVAPDIVTADGQPLGPDEGGFLILQRPWPSMLRTVYGDDERYKKTYWGELPGMYFAGDGARRDADGYVTVVGRIDDVLNVSGHRLGTMEVESALVAHPAVAEAAVVGRPDEVKGEAIVAFVTLQAGATCTDDDLRRHVAREIGAIARPDEIRFAEALPKTRSGKIMRRLLRQIASGQETSGDTSTLEDASVLDKLRRSPGVTGN; translated from the coding sequence ATGACGATCGAGAATGTTTTGCACGAAAACCGCCGCATCGCTCCGCCCGCCGACTTCGCGGCGAGCGTGAAGTGGACGAAGGAAGCGTACCTGCGCGAGTACCGACGCTCCCTGGAGGAGCCCGACGCCTTTTGGAGCGACGTTGCCAACGAGCTAACGTGGTTCACGCCCTGGACGCGCGTCCTCGATTGGCAGGCGCCGCACGCGAGGTGGTTCGTCGACGCCACGACCAACGTCGCCTACAACGCCCTCGACCGCCACCTCGCCGCGAAGGGCGACCTCACCGCGATCGTCTGGGAAGGCGAGGACGGCGTCGTCACGCGCACCACGTACCGCGAACTGCACGCCCAAGTGTGCCGCTTCGCCAACGCCCTGTCGTCCATCGGGGTCTCGAAAGGCGACCGCGTCACGATCTACATGCCGCTCGTCACGGAAGCCATCGTGGCGATGCTGGCGTGCGCGCGACTCGGCGCGATTCACTCGGTCGTCTTCGGCGGGTTCTCGTCGTCCGCGCTGTCCGAGCGCATCAAAGACGCGGGAGCCAAGGTGCTCGTCACGGCGGACGGTGGCTTGCGCCGTGGCTCGGCCGTGTCGCTCAAGGCGAGCGCCGACACGGCCTTGCAGAACGCCTCGAGCATCGAGAAGGTCGTCGTCCTCAAACGTCTCGGCACGGACGTCGCCATGCAAGAAGGGCGCGACGTGTGGTGGCACGACCTCGTGGAAGGACAACCGAGCGAGCACCAAGCCGTGCCCGTCGATTCCGAGCATCCACTGTTCATCCTGTACACGTCGGGCTCCACGGGCAAGCCCAAAGGTGTGCTGCACACGACGGGCGGCTACATGGTCGGCGCGTACCTCACCATGGGCGCCGTCTTCGAACCGAAAGACAGCGATCTCTTCTGGTGCACCGCTGACATCGGCTGGGTCACGGGGCACAGCTACGTCGCCTACGGCCCGCTTCTCAACGGCGCGTCGATCTTCTTGTACGAAGGTGCGCCGAACCATCCGGACATGGGCCGCTTCTGGCAGATGATCGAGCGGCACAACGTCACCATCCTCTACACCGCGCCGACCGCCATCCGCTCGTTCATGCGAGCGGGCGACGAGTTCCCGAACGCCTACGACTTGTCCAGCTTGCGTCTGCTCGGCACGGTCGGCGAGCCGATCAATCCCGAGGCGTGGATGTGGTACTACAAGACGATTGGCAAGGAACGCTGCCCGGTCGTGGACACATGGTGGCAAACCGAGACGGGCACGATCATGCTCACGACCTTGCCGGGCGCCTTCGACGCGAAGCCTGGAAGCGCCGGCCTTCCCATGTTCGGCGTGGCGCCCGACATCGTCACGGCCGACGGCCAGCCGCTCGGACCGGACGAGGGAGGCTTTCTGATTTTGCAGCGCCCCTGGCCATCGATGCTGCGGACCGTCTACGGCGACGACGAACGCTACAAGAAGACGTACTGGGGCGAGTTGCCGGGCATGTACTTCGCCGGAGACGGCGCGCGACGCGACGCGGACGGATACGTGACGGTCGTCGGGCGCATCGACGACGTTCTCAACGTGTCCGGCCACCGCCTCGGGACGATGGAGGTCGAAAGCGCCCTCGTCGCCCACCCCGCCGTGGCAGAGGCGGCCGTCGTCGGACGGCCCGACGAAGTCAAGGGCGAGGCGATCGTCGCCTTCGTGACGCTGCAAGCCGGAGCGACTTGCACCGACGACGACTTGCGCCGTCACGTGGCACGTGAAATCGGCGCGATCGCGCGGCCCGACGAGATTCGCTTCGCCGAGGCCCTGCCGAAGACGAGAAGCGGCAAGATCATGCGCCGCCTTCTGCGGCAAATCGCTTCCGGGCAGGAAACGAGCGGCGACACGTCCACCTTGGAGGACGCGTCGGTCCTGGACAAGCTGCGCCGCTCGCCGGGCGTCACTGGAAACTGA